The proteins below are encoded in one region of Sphingomonas sp.:
- a CDS encoding sigma factor-like helix-turn-helix DNA-binding protein — protein sequence MNRELRRLKRAIEAMPEPEWQVFQRARYRDLDYFEIAAELDTTVAEVERLLGSAMTHLMQFPG from the coding sequence ATGAACCGCGAGCTTCGCAGACTGAAACGCGCAATCGAAGCCATGCCCGAACCCGAGTGGCAGGTGTTCCAGCGCGCACGCTACCGCGACCTCGATTATTTCGAGATCGCTGCCGAGCTCGACACCACCGTTGCCGAGGTCGAGCGCCTCCTCGGCTCCGCCATGACCCACCTCATGCAATTTCCCGGATGA
- a CDS encoding MucR family transcriptional regulator: MSDEISLNTVELAAELTIAWLGNQNNRCTAEEVPTFLRTMHATITELSGTPAAPAAASDEAPAEQEFAPAVTVRKSLASKDHIISLIDGKPYRTLRRHLSTHGLTPEEYRRRYNLKDDYPMVAPNYSEQRRAMAKKIGLGSKGRGARAGAAAADAPKPVTKRAK; this comes from the coding sequence ATGTCGGACGAGATTAGCTTGAATACGGTCGAACTAGCGGCCGAACTCACCATCGCCTGGCTCGGAAACCAGAATAATCGCTGCACGGCCGAAGAAGTCCCGACCTTTTTGCGGACCATGCACGCGACGATCACTGAACTTTCCGGCACGCCTGCTGCGCCCGCAGCTGCCTCCGACGAAGCGCCCGCCGAACAGGAATTCGCGCCAGCGGTTACGGTTCGCAAGTCGCTCGCTTCCAAGGATCACATCATCTCGCTGATCGACGGCAAGCCTTACCGGACGCTCCGCCGTCACTTGTCGACGCACGGCCTGACGCCCGAGGAATATCGCCGGCGCTACAATCTCAAGGACGACTACCCAATGGTCGCGCCGAACTATTCGGAGCAGCGCCGCGCCATGGCAAAGAAGATTGGCCTGGGCTCCAAGGGTCGCGGCGCGCGGGCCGGTGCCGCGGCAGCGGACGCGCCGAAGCCCGTAACCAAGCGCGCGAAGTAG
- a CDS encoding HAD-IIB family hydrolase: MKQLIAFDLDGTLAESKQPLSDEVAALLARLLAVADAAIISGGDWPQFEKQIASRLPAGAARERLWLMPTTGTKLYRFADGAWRRAYADLFDADERAEILAAFDRALADAGLADECIWGERIEDRGSQITFSGLGQQAPLDAKEAWDPDRAKRTALQATLPAALPDLSINLGGTTSIDVTRKGIDKAYGLRRLSEESGVALAQMLFLGDAIYPGGNDYPAFTLGLDTVKVRDVAETIAVVTGVIACLGS; this comes from the coding sequence ATGAAACAGCTGATCGCATTCGACCTCGACGGCACCCTCGCCGAGAGCAAGCAGCCCTTGTCGGATGAAGTTGCCGCGCTGCTTGCGCGGCTTCTGGCGGTCGCCGACGCCGCGATCATCTCGGGCGGTGACTGGCCGCAGTTCGAGAAGCAGATCGCATCGCGGCTGCCCGCGGGCGCCGCGCGCGAGCGGCTCTGGCTCATGCCGACCACCGGCACCAAGCTGTACCGGTTTGCCGACGGGGCTTGGCGGCGCGCCTATGCCGACCTGTTCGACGCTGATGAGCGCGCGGAGATTCTGGCGGCGTTCGACCGGGCCCTTGCTGATGCCGGCCTTGCGGACGAGTGCATATGGGGCGAGCGGATCGAAGATCGCGGCAGCCAGATTACCTTTTCGGGCCTAGGGCAGCAGGCCCCTCTGGACGCGAAGGAGGCCTGGGATCCCGATCGGGCCAAGCGCACCGCGCTGCAGGCTACGCTTCCTGCCGCCTTGCCCGACCTGTCGATCAACCTGGGCGGGACCACCTCGATCGACGTCACGCGCAAGGGGATCGACAAGGCCTATGGCCTGCGACGCTTGAGTGAGGAGAGCGGTGTCGCGCTGGCGCAGATGCTTTTCCTCGGGGATGCGATCTATCCTGGCGGCAACGATTATCCGGCATTTACGCTCGGGCTCGACACGGTGAAGGTGCGCGACGTCGCCGAGACGATCGCGGTCGTGACCGGGGTTATCGCCTGCCTCGGCAGCTAG
- a CDS encoding S26 family signal peptidase, whose protein sequence is MRRFGILLTGYCAIGALVIPAFLKPIPRLVWNASASVPVGLYAARPAGSVKRGDLVAAQAPAPIAQLMAARGYLPLRVPMLKHVLGVAGQTVCRTGLVVTIDGTRVSEARTHDRMGRLLPSWSGCRTLRSGEVFLLNPASPDSFDGRYFGPVPARGIVAVLAPLWLPDGGAVAPASAPSGREPSPEPKAQGVSHDQHR, encoded by the coding sequence ATGAGGCGCTTCGGTATCCTGCTCACCGGCTATTGCGCGATCGGCGCGCTGGTCATCCCGGCGTTCCTCAAGCCCATCCCGCGCCTGGTCTGGAATGCCAGCGCCAGCGTGCCGGTCGGCCTCTATGCGGCGCGACCCGCCGGCAGCGTGAAGCGCGGCGATCTGGTTGCGGCGCAAGCGCCTGCTCCGATCGCCCAGCTCATGGCGGCGCGGGGCTATCTGCCGCTCCGCGTGCCGATGCTCAAGCACGTCCTGGGCGTCGCCGGGCAGACCGTATGCCGTACCGGCCTTGTTGTCACAATCGACGGCACGCGCGTCTCGGAGGCCCGAACGCACGATCGGATGGGGCGACTGCTCCCATCCTGGAGCGGGTGCCGGACGCTCCGCTCCGGCGAAGTTTTCCTGCTCAATCCCGCGTCTCCCGACAGCTTTGACGGGCGATATTTCGGCCCGGTTCCCGCGCGCGGAATCGTCGCGGTGCTCGCACCCCTTTGGCTTCCGGACGGCGGCGCCGTCGCCCCGGCAAGCGCGCCCTCCGGGCGCGAACCTTCCCCCGAACCAAAGGCCCAAGGAGTTTCCCATGATCAACATCGGTGA
- a CDS encoding helix-turn-helix domain-containing protein: protein MSGETTQRLLRTPDAALLLGLSARTLEKHRCYGTGPVYRKLGGRIVYAVDDLVSWADQGVRRSTSDTGTGTVHPAKRIDPSILDRKGPVRR, encoded by the coding sequence ATGTCAGGTGAGACGACACAGCGGCTGCTCAGAACCCCCGATGCCGCGCTGCTGCTGGGTCTCTCGGCGCGCACGCTGGAGAAGCATCGCTGCTATGGCACCGGGCCAGTCTACCGGAAGCTCGGCGGCCGCATCGTCTATGCCGTGGACGACCTGGTCAGCTGGGCCGACCAGGGGGTTCGGCGCTCGACCTCCGACACCGGCACTGGCACCGTCCATCCTGCCAAGCGCATCGATCCGAGCATTCTCGATCGCAAGGGGCCGGTGCGGCGATGA
- a CDS encoding DUF4238 domain-containing protein, with the protein MARTPAVGGTPSAPPPVAEPLPFKSIRPAMSRSAVSKVLTGAPDELIDALALIYDEVVHRIIVQMFELGRPDETPLDIDLREEMALEIAKLSLWLGERVVEKRLPDREPGDIDLVAEREAVLGSAGAETITNTARMAFDHIWGRLIEERYKPKTIAAAKRKANPRKQVLAVKPVGKNHFIPRWFIRDLWAVDGKVLRWRRDGDGWISARRGFGEWGYRHNLYSDRLEAYFSLLEGDAKKPIEMLLDTRPLNGPQREAFVGFLIIQLLRNPTFIERHNDHLAPVIDALDPSEGEWTLERSYEAMFQNNDLYRLLATPVMESRWAVVKSAEPVFVLPDTFGVRAPGDDGLRLIAPLSPKACFVTLPDREAVKRIVPRHLPADQALARRISAALANAADREFLTHPSFVVADLPAPEAPSALLTDIAAAIAARGED; encoded by the coding sequence ATGGCGCGCACGCCCGCCGTCGGCGGCACGCCTTCGGCACCGCCCCCTGTCGCTGAGCCGCTTCCCTTCAAATCGATCCGACCGGCTATGTCGCGTAGCGCCGTATCGAAGGTGCTGACTGGCGCCCCCGACGAACTCATCGATGCCCTTGCCTTGATCTACGATGAAGTCGTGCACCGCATCATCGTCCAGATGTTCGAACTCGGGCGTCCTGACGAGACACCCCTGGATATCGACCTTCGCGAGGAGATGGCGCTGGAGATCGCCAAGCTCTCGCTCTGGCTTGGCGAGCGCGTAGTCGAGAAACGTCTGCCCGATCGGGAGCCGGGGGATATCGATTTGGTCGCGGAGCGCGAGGCTGTGCTCGGTTCAGCCGGCGCTGAGACGATCACGAACACGGCTCGCATGGCCTTCGATCATATCTGGGGCCGGTTGATCGAGGAGCGCTATAAGCCCAAGACCATCGCCGCAGCGAAGCGCAAGGCCAATCCTCGCAAGCAGGTCCTCGCGGTAAAGCCGGTGGGCAAGAACCACTTCATCCCCCGCTGGTTCATCCGCGATCTCTGGGCGGTCGATGGCAAGGTGCTCCGTTGGCGCCGCGACGGGGATGGCTGGATTTCTGCCCGGCGCGGGTTCGGAGAATGGGGATATCGCCACAATCTCTACAGTGATCGGCTCGAAGCGTATTTCAGCCTGCTCGAGGGCGATGCGAAGAAGCCCATCGAGATGCTGCTGGATACCAGGCCTCTCAACGGGCCTCAGCGCGAGGCGTTCGTCGGCTTTCTGATTATCCAGCTGCTGCGCAATCCAACCTTTATCGAGCGGCACAACGACCATCTCGCACCCGTTATCGATGCGCTCGATCCCAGCGAGGGAGAATGGACGCTCGAACGCTCCTACGAGGCGATGTTCCAGAATAACGATCTGTATCGCCTGCTGGCTACCCCAGTGATGGAAAGCCGCTGGGCGGTAGTGAAGTCTGCCGAGCCGGTTTTCGTATTGCCCGATACGTTCGGTGTGCGGGCACCGGGTGATGACGGGCTGCGTCTGATCGCTCCGCTTTCGCCCAAAGCATGCTTCGTGACATTGCCGGATCGCGAGGCGGTGAAGCGGATCGTGCCCCGGCATCTTCCTGCAGATCAGGCACTCGCCCGGCGCATCTCCGCGGCGCTGGCGAACGCCGCCGACCGGGAATTCCTGACGCATCCTTCCTTCGTTGTGGCAGATCTCCCTGCGCCCGAAGCGCCGTCCGCCTTGCTCACGGACATCGCCGCGGCGATCGCGGCGCGAGGTGAGGACTGA
- a CDS encoding HEPN domain-containing protein has product MRVDLDHLPDVQQAELARVRDTLMAEFAQAISTSTQPWKKNGKILKIILFGSYARDDWVDEPDNGYQSDFDLLVIVSHEDLTDVAAYWYIAEDKILHDPAVQRPVNIIVHTLNEVNQALQRGEYFWVDIVRDGVVLYELPQHALAAPQPLTPADAYRMAQEYFEHWLPLADHARSLAGTSVDNGVLRDAAFMLHQAAERLFICFLLVRTLYFPRSHNIKFLRSIAEDKEPRLVDAWPRATRLDRRRFELLKRAYVEARYSPSYEIGAENLDALAMSVTRLRDIVEQVCLERLAELRAAAGL; this is encoded by the coding sequence ATGCGCGTCGATCTCGATCACTTGCCAGATGTCCAGCAGGCCGAGCTGGCACGCGTGCGCGACACGCTGATGGCGGAATTCGCGCAGGCAATCTCGACCTCGACCCAGCCGTGGAAGAAGAACGGCAAGATCCTCAAGATCATCCTGTTCGGCAGCTACGCGCGCGACGACTGGGTCGATGAGCCCGACAACGGCTACCAGTCCGATTTCGATCTGCTGGTCATCGTCAGCCACGAGGATCTGACCGATGTCGCGGCATATTGGTACATCGCGGAGGACAAGATTCTCCACGATCCCGCCGTGCAGCGCCCGGTCAACATCATCGTCCACACCCTTAATGAGGTGAACCAGGCCCTTCAGCGCGGCGAGTATTTCTGGGTCGATATCGTTCGCGATGGGGTCGTGCTCTACGAGCTGCCTCAGCACGCGCTTGCCGCGCCACAGCCCCTTACGCCGGCCGATGCTTATCGGATGGCTCAGGAGTATTTTGAACACTGGCTGCCGTTAGCTGATCACGCCCGTTCACTTGCGGGTACCAGCGTGGACAATGGTGTGCTCCGAGACGCCGCATTCATGCTGCACCAAGCAGCCGAACGACTGTTCATCTGCTTTCTGCTTGTGCGTACGCTCTATTTTCCTCGATCGCACAACATCAAGTTTCTGCGTTCAATCGCTGAAGACAAGGAGCCTCGGCTTGTCGATGCATGGCCGCGCGCAACTCGCCTCGATCGCCGCCGCTTCGAATTGCTGAAGCGCGCCTATGTCGAGGCACGCTATTCGCCGAGCTACGAGATCGGCGCGGAAAATTTAGACGCGCTCGCCATGTCCGTGACGCGGCTGCGCGATATCGTCGAGCAGGTCTGCCTCGAGCGGCTTGCCGAGCTTCGGGCCGCTGCCGGGCTCTAG
- a CDS encoding DUF736 domain-containing protein: MANIGSFKKVGEEYQGSIVTLSVQAKGVRIVPEPASANDNAPTHRVFVGRAEIGAAWAKTSAEQRPYLSVKLDDPSFSQPIFANLFDDDGGESSSLIWSRPRRSSND; encoded by the coding sequence ATGGCGAACATCGGCAGCTTCAAGAAAGTCGGCGAGGAATATCAGGGCTCGATCGTGACCCTCAGCGTCCAGGCCAAGGGCGTCCGGATCGTCCCCGAACCCGCCAGCGCGAACGACAACGCGCCCACCCATCGGGTCTTTGTCGGCCGCGCGGAAATCGGCGCCGCCTGGGCCAAGACCTCGGCCGAACAGCGTCCCTATCTCTCGGTCAAGCTCGACGACCCCAGCTTCTCCCAGCCCATCTTCGCGAACCTCTTCGACGATGATGGCGGCGAAAGCTCGAGCCTGATCTGGTCGCGCCCGCGGCGCTCCAGCAACGACTGA
- a CDS encoding DUF2285 domain-containing protein: protein MPAHAAPGFAKHDRADFAQEFLRRSPAYRAAWATAQGALEAAASLTQARRWGLERLFDPDRSVRTAPAIWRAECASQIVSLVAAPSGFGGAAALPDFAPLVDFSVAGTRNLVFDIAGARHRFRLADGDREGLAILLPPLGNALSAAACDAVRRMFAGLSTAEPVRILHPSALQRQRLALLLRVLDASLGGASNREIGTRIVYPWLAGTDAVAWKATSERRRVQRLLDEAHGLSASAYRDLLTS, encoded by the coding sequence TTGCCGGCCCATGCCGCGCCCGGCTTCGCGAAGCACGATCGCGCCGATTTCGCGCAGGAATTCCTGCGGCGAAGCCCGGCCTATCGCGCGGCCTGGGCGACGGCCCAAGGCGCGCTTGAAGCGGCTGCATCGCTAACCCAGGCGAGGCGCTGGGGCCTGGAACGCCTGTTCGATCCCGATCGATCGGTGCGCACCGCGCCGGCGATCTGGCGCGCGGAGTGCGCATCGCAGATCGTATCGCTGGTCGCCGCGCCGAGCGGCTTCGGCGGCGCCGCGGCGCTTCCCGACTTCGCGCCGTTGGTGGATTTCAGCGTGGCCGGGACGCGCAACCTCGTCTTCGACATCGCCGGCGCGCGGCATCGCTTTCGGCTCGCTGACGGCGATCGCGAGGGGCTGGCGATCCTGCTGCCGCCGCTCGGCAATGCGCTCAGCGCCGCCGCCTGCGATGCGGTGCGGCGCATGTTCGCGGGGCTCAGCACCGCCGAACCGGTGCGCATCCTGCACCCCAGCGCCTTACAGCGGCAGCGCCTGGCGCTGCTGCTGCGCGTGCTCGACGCATCGCTGGGCGGTGCCAGCAATCGCGAGATAGGCACGCGCATCGTCTATCCTTGGCTCGCCGGAACCGACGCCGTCGCATGGAAGGCGACGAGCGAGCGGCGGCGCGTCCAGCGCCTCCTCGACGAGGCTCACGGCCTCAGCGCCTCGGCATATCGCGACCTGCTGACCAGCTAG
- a CDS encoding DUF2840 domain-containing protein, whose protein sequence is MTWVEQATERWIRFGAPLLDQILDRRRRLLSFAANSVFAFVRWASNDYGTILSRLDIVRAVAPGDAYTTLPCVAPGGELLLHLHGWPKVRAGLALIDRVEDLGVDPCAVAPDYWRHAHNRLIAGYAPRAYSLARHRAWLLRREIGA, encoded by the coding sequence TTGACCTGGGTCGAGCAGGCAACCGAGCGCTGGATTCGCTTCGGCGCGCCGCTTCTCGACCAGATTCTCGACCGACGGCGCCGCCTGCTTTCGTTCGCTGCGAACAGCGTGTTCGCCTTCGTTCGCTGGGCATCGAACGACTATGGCACGATCCTCTCCCGGCTCGATATCGTCCGCGCCGTCGCCCCCGGCGACGCCTATACGACGCTTCCCTGCGTCGCACCCGGCGGCGAGCTGCTGCTTCATCTCCACGGCTGGCCGAAGGTCCGCGCCGGTCTCGCGCTGATCGATCGCGTCGAGGATCTGGGCGTCGATCCTTGCGCGGTTGCACCCGACTATTGGCGCCATGCCCATAACCGGCTGATCGCCGGCTATGCTCCGCGCGCCTATTCGCTGGCGCGTCATCGCGCGTGGCTGTTGCGCCGCGAGATTGGCGCATGA